Proteins from one Flavobacterium branchiarum genomic window:
- a CDS encoding deoxyhypusine synthase family protein produces MKGPISQFIEKHYLHFNSASLVDAAKAYEQQLANGAKMMVSMAGAMSTAEIGKIFAEIIRQDKVQIISCTGANLEEDIMNLVAHSHYERVPNYRDLTPQDEWDLLERGLNRVTDTCIPEHEAFRRLQKHIYKIWKDADDKGERYFPHEFMYKMLLSGVLEEYYEIDLKDSWMYAAAEKNLPIIVPGWEDSTMGNIFASYVIKGELKASTMKSGIEYMVFLSDWYPKNSTNGIGFFQIGGGIAGDFPICVVPMLYQDMEMHDVPFWSYFCQISDSTTSYGSYSGAVPNEKITWGKLDIKTPKFIIESDATIVAPLIFAYLLDL; encoded by the coding sequence ATGAAAGGACCAATTAGTCAGTTTATTGAGAAACATTATTTACACTTTAACTCTGCATCACTAGTAGATGCTGCAAAAGCATACGAACAACAATTGGCTAATGGTGCCAAAATGATGGTAAGTATGGCTGGTGCAATGAGTACTGCCGAAATTGGAAAGATTTTCGCCGAGATCATTCGTCAGGATAAAGTTCAAATTATTTCTTGTACAGGAGCAAATCTTGAAGAAGATATCATGAACCTAGTAGCGCACTCTCACTACGAAAGAGTACCAAACTACCGTGACTTAACTCCTCAAGATGAGTGGGATTTATTAGAAAGAGGATTAAACAGAGTTACAGATACTTGTATTCCTGAGCATGAAGCATTCCGTCGTTTGCAAAAACATATCTACAAAATATGGAAAGATGCAGATGATAAAGGTGAGCGTTATTTCCCACATGAATTCATGTACAAAATGTTACTTTCTGGAGTGTTAGAAGAATACTACGAAATTGACTTAAAAGATAGCTGGATGTATGCTGCAGCTGAGAAAAATTTACCTATTATTGTACCAGGATGGGAAGATAGCACAATGGGTAATATCTTTGCTTCATACGTAATCAAAGGTGAATTAAAAGCATCTACAATGAAATCTGGAATCGAATACATGGTTTTCTTATCAGATTGGTATCCAAAAAACAGTACTAACGGAATTGGATTTTTTCAAATCGGTGGTGGTATTGCTGGAGATTTCCCAATTTGTGTGGTACCAATGCTATACCAAGACATGGAAATGCATGATGTTCCATTTTGGAGCTATTTCTGCCAAATTTCAGATTCAACAACCAGTTACGGTTCTTATTCTGGAGCAGTTCCTAATGAAAAAATTACTTGGGGTAAATTAGATATCAAAACTCCAAAATTCATTATTGAGTCAGACGCTACCATTGTAGCACCATTAATTTTTGCATATTTATTAGATTTATAG
- a CDS encoding DNA primase — translation MKRVIVDYAKLTNEILNLLVEKFPDGYDDSDVIRFRNAKNELIEAVEVRTEDTIYLVKISTKLADRIENYDEDDEIDADVDTIEPIKGLDLEDDADDEDEDENLDKPDLDGDDDDEDNDKDIADEDDDEDDED, via the coding sequence ATGAAAAGAGTAATAGTTGATTACGCTAAACTTACCAATGAAATTTTAAACTTATTAGTTGAAAAATTTCCTGATGGTTATGATGATTCGGATGTTATCCGTTTTAGAAATGCTAAAAACGAATTGATAGAAGCTGTTGAAGTACGCACAGAGGACACTATTTATTTAGTGAAAATCAGTACAAAACTTGCTGATAGAATTGAAAATTACGATGAAGATGATGAAATCGACGCAGACGTTGACACAATCGAGCCAATTAAAGGTCTTGATTTAGAAGATGATGCAGACGACGAAGATGAAGACGAGAATCTGGACAAACCAGATCTTGATGGAGATGATGACGACGAAGACAATGACAAAGACATCGCCGATGAGGATGATGACGAAGATGATGAAGATTAA
- the recQ gene encoding DNA helicase RecQ, whose product MDTALLHTKLKENFGFEKFRPNQEDIINTILSGQDTLAIMPTGGGKSICFQLPALLLPGITIVISPLIALMKDQVDSLRANGITACFINSSQTEKEQQFYMESLKDNTIKLVYIAPESLSYLDILFNQLTVSLIAIDEAHCISSWGHDFRPAYTNLGYLKNRFPSTPVLALTATADKATRTDITKQLNLNNPKTVVASFDRKNLSLEVRPALDRVKQIIDFIETKPNESGIVYCLSRKTTEELAQKLKKKGINAKAYHAGLDSKLRSKTQDDFINDDCQIVCATIAFGMGIDKSNVRWVIHYNLPKNIEGYYQEIGRAGRDGLPSETILFESYSDVIQLQKFASEGLNAEVQLAKLERMKQYADALSCRRKILLSYFGELVNENCGNCDICKNPPRFFDGTLIAQKALSAITRLQEKETLPVIVDFLKGSKNAHIYENDYQNLKTYGIGTDISWYDWNQYLIQLINLGYCEIAFHQHNKILLTPFAKKVLFEGEKVKLTTVVKKATETIEIKEKATKTKPNSLFEILRQLRYNIAKEEEVPAYVIFSDAVLRQMETLRPMSDDELIVIDGVGKAKLEKYGPDFVNAIIEFQKNKKKPLAKSKKESTTYKVTLELFQEGISIEAIAKKRKLGISTIASHLAKLYVDGHDIDLSDYVSDPEIFKIRNAQVKLEYPDTLKPYYDFLEEQISYDKIRLGLAIIEKNY is encoded by the coding sequence ATGGATACCGCGTTATTACATACAAAACTAAAAGAAAATTTTGGATTCGAAAAATTCAGACCTAACCAAGAAGATATTATAAACACAATTCTTTCTGGTCAGGACACCTTAGCTATCATGCCTACAGGTGGTGGAAAATCAATCTGCTTTCAATTACCAGCTTTATTGTTACCCGGAATCACAATAGTCATTTCTCCTCTTATTGCTTTAATGAAGGATCAAGTTGACAGTTTAAGAGCAAACGGAATTACTGCCTGCTTTATAAACAGCAGTCAAACCGAGAAAGAACAACAATTTTACATGGAAAGTCTAAAAGACAATACCATAAAATTAGTTTATATTGCTCCAGAGAGTTTATCTTATCTTGACATACTTTTTAATCAACTAACAGTAAGCTTAATAGCAATAGATGAAGCACATTGTATCTCATCTTGGGGTCATGATTTTCGTCCAGCATATACCAATTTAGGGTATTTAAAAAATCGCTTCCCCTCTACTCCTGTTTTAGCATTAACAGCCACTGCAGATAAAGCAACTAGAACTGATATAACAAAACAGCTTAATTTAAACAACCCTAAAACGGTTGTTGCTTCTTTTGATAGAAAAAATTTAAGTCTAGAAGTTCGACCTGCTCTCGACAGAGTAAAACAAATAATAGATTTTATTGAAACTAAACCCAATGAATCTGGAATTGTGTATTGCCTAAGCAGAAAAACTACCGAAGAACTTGCCCAGAAATTAAAGAAGAAAGGAATCAATGCCAAAGCCTATCATGCGGGCTTGGATAGCAAACTGCGCTCAAAAACTCAAGACGATTTTATTAACGATGATTGTCAAATAGTTTGTGCTACAATTGCCTTTGGAATGGGAATCGATAAATCGAATGTTCGTTGGGTAATTCATTACAATTTACCAAAAAACATTGAAGGCTATTATCAAGAAATTGGAAGAGCGGGTCGAGATGGTTTACCATCGGAAACGATTCTATTCGAGAGCTACAGTGATGTCATACAATTGCAAAAATTTGCTTCGGAAGGATTAAACGCCGAAGTACAACTAGCAAAACTAGAACGAATGAAACAATATGCGGATGCTTTGAGCTGCCGTAGAAAAATATTACTTTCTTATTTTGGTGAATTAGTTAATGAAAATTGTGGTAATTGTGACATTTGTAAAAATCCACCTCGCTTTTTTGACGGAACACTCATAGCACAAAAGGCGCTTTCGGCAATTACACGCTTACAAGAAAAAGAGACATTACCAGTAATTGTAGATTTTCTTAAGGGTTCTAAAAATGCGCACATATACGAAAACGATTATCAGAATCTAAAAACTTACGGAATTGGTACCGATATTTCATGGTATGATTGGAATCAATATCTAATTCAACTAATAAATCTAGGCTATTGCGAAATTGCTTTTCATCAGCATAATAAAATTTTACTGACTCCTTTTGCAAAAAAAGTACTATTTGAAGGTGAAAAAGTAAAACTTACAACTGTTGTTAAAAAAGCTACTGAAACCATCGAAATAAAGGAAAAAGCAACCAAAACCAAGCCGAATTCTCTTTTTGAAATACTCCGTCAATTGCGATATAACATTGCAAAAGAGGAAGAAGTTCCCGCTTATGTAATTTTTAGTGATGCCGTTTTAAGACAAATGGAAACATTACGTCCAATGAGCGATGATGAACTTATAGTTATCGACGGAGTTGGAAAAGCTAAACTTGAAAAATACGGTCCTGATTTTGTAAACGCTATAATTGAGTTTCAAAAAAACAAAAAAAAGCCTCTAGCAAAATCGAAGAAAGAAAGCACAACCTATAAAGTAACACTAGAATTATTTCAAGAAGGAATATCTATTGAGGCAATTGCTAAGAAAAGAAAATTAGGTATTTCAACAATTGCATCACACTTAGCAAAGCTATACGTAGATGGACACGACATTGATTTATCTGATTACGTTTCTGATCCTGAAATTTTCAAAATTAGAAACGCACAAGTAAAACTAGAATATCCAGATACGCTAAAACCTTATTATGACTTTCTAGAAGAACAGATTTCTTATGATAAAATAAGATTAGGTCTTGCTATAATTGAGAAGAACTATTAA
- a CDS encoding DinB family protein has product MMASQLLENEYSGGFKTYVQEAGNVNLIEELEISLHDFIRFVQNIPMDKFDYRYAEGKWTIKEIIQHVIDTERIFAYRALRFSRNDKTALASFEENDYVDNTNANARGLQDLLTELSAVRHSNLLFYKSLSEEQLKRVGTASNNQISVRALGFIIIGHQKHHQKVFQERYL; this is encoded by the coding sequence ATGATGGCATCACAATTATTAGAAAATGAATATTCAGGTGGATTTAAAACTTATGTCCAAGAAGCTGGCAATGTAAATTTGATTGAAGAGTTGGAAATTTCGTTGCATGATTTTATAAGGTTTGTTCAAAATATCCCGATGGATAAATTCGATTATCGTTACGCTGAGGGAAAATGGACAATCAAAGAAATTATTCAGCATGTAATTGATACGGAACGAATTTTTGCGTATCGTGCTTTACGTTTTTCTAGAAATGATAAAACAGCATTAGCAAGTTTTGAAGAAAATGATTATGTAGACAATACGAATGCAAATGCAAGAGGTCTTCAAGACTTATTGACAGAGCTTTCTGCTGTAAGACATTCCAATTTATTATTCTATAAAAGCTTGTCTGAAGAACAGCTTAAAAGAGTTGGTACAGCTTCTAACAATCAGATATCGGTTAGGGCTTTAGGTTTTATTATCATTGGTCACCAAAAGCATCACCAAAAAGTTTTTCAAGAAAGATATTTGTAG